Proteins encoded together in one Bacillota bacterium window:
- a CDS encoding ATP-binding protein, protein MIEIKRDLEPIIESWLFKGKIITIFGPRQVGKTTLAKRILKTHGSENNYFNCDISSIAQRFENPEPLLLERIIDKAKLIVIDEAQRIRNIGLTLKIIHDTMPDTQVIATGSSSFKLRSDINEPLTGRGIEFLLLPFSLNELGQLYKTHEIDTLLPFFMRYGLYPEIVDKSETDAEMLITNLSSKYLYKDIMEFENLKKPGLLTNILQLIALQLGSEVSRNEIASKLNTSRETIERYIDLLEKAFVIFRLKPLSRNRRNEIARKEKIFFYDTGIRNSIILAFQPIDLREDKEALFENFMIAERLKHLQLQSKKRNLWFWRTHDGKEIDYIEEYDGRFSAYELKWGRAKIKKATAESFKANYEPATISIITRDNYYEFLQ, encoded by the coding sequence ATGATAGAAATCAAAAGAGATCTGGAACCTATAATTGAATCCTGGCTGTTTAAAGGAAAAATTATAACAATATTTGGGCCACGTCAGGTGGGTAAAACCACACTGGCCAAAAGAATATTAAAAACCCACGGTTCAGAAAACAACTACTTTAACTGCGATATTTCTTCCATTGCCCAACGATTTGAAAACCCGGAACCGCTACTTTTAGAAAGAATAATTGATAAAGCTAAACTGATTGTAATTGATGAAGCCCAGCGTATAAGAAATATCGGTTTAACCTTGAAAATAATTCATGATACTATGCCAGATACACAGGTTATTGCCACTGGGTCCAGCAGCTTTAAACTTAGATCTGATATTAACGAACCGCTTACCGGCAGGGGTATTGAATTTTTGCTGCTTCCTTTTTCATTAAATGAACTTGGCCAACTATACAAAACACACGAAATAGATACACTTCTGCCATTCTTTATGCGCTATGGCTTATACCCGGAAATAGTTGATAAGAGTGAAACTGACGCCGAAATGTTAATTACTAACTTATCATCGAAATACCTCTATAAGGATATTATGGAATTTGAGAATCTAAAAAAACCAGGGTTACTGACAAATATTTTACAGCTTATCGCACTCCAGCTTGGAAGTGAAGTATCTCGAAATGAAATTGCCTCAAAATTAAATACCAGCAGGGAAACAATAGAACGGTATATCGACCTGCTGGAAAAAGCATTCGTTATCTTTAGGCTAAAACCCTTATCCCGCAATAGACGTAATGAAATAGCGCGCAAGGAAAAGATCTTTTTTTATGATACAGGGATAAGAAATAGTATTATTTTAGCATTTCAACCGATAGATTTGCGGGAAGACAAGGAAGCACTTTTTGAGAACTTTATGATTGCAGAAAGGTTAAAGCACTTGCAGCTGCAGTCCAAAAAGAGGAATCTCTGGTTCTGGCGCACCCATGATGGCAAAGAAATTGATTATATAGAAGAATACGATGGCAGATTTAGCGCTTATGAGCTCAAATGGGGAAGGGCAAAAATTAAAAAAGCTACTGCTGAAAGCTTCAAAGCCAACTACGAACCGGCTACGATTTCAATAATAACCAGGGATAATTATTATGAATTCCTGCAATAA